One Xiphias gladius isolate SHS-SW01 ecotype Sanya breed wild chromosome 13, ASM1685928v1, whole genome shotgun sequence genomic window carries:
- the creg1 gene encoding protein CREG1 gives MLFICLLPPVILTDCPHTPNPTMSAAVRAACVVLLGLLWASVSPSSSCRFRIPPHDQVARVARFIAHRCDWASMATISTHKPVVGQPFSNVFSVSDGPQGSSSGVPYMYLTRMEISVKDLEVNPVASLSMSLAQTDYCKQQGFDPQSPLCAHIILSGSVIEVNGTEADFAKKALFSRHPEMIDWPTDHNWFFSKFNITQVWVLDYFGGVKTVTPEEYFQASPYRKHH, from the exons ATGTTGTTTATATGTCTTCTCCCTCCGGTCATTCTCACCGACTGTCCTCACACACCGAATCCGACTATGAGCGCTGCTGTGCGGGCTGCGTGCGTGGTCCTCCTCGGCCTCCTCTGGGCCTCCGTCTCTCCGTCCTCCTCCTGTCGGTTTCGGATCCCGCCTCACGACCAGGTCGCCCGGGTCGCCCGCTTCATCGCTCACCGGTGCGACTGGGCCTCCATGGCCACCATCTCCACCCACAAGCCGGTGGTAGGGCAGCCGTTCTCCAACGTTTTCTCGGTCAGCGACGGGCCGCAGGGCTCCAGCTCCGGGGTGCCCTACATGTACCTGACCCGCATGGAGATCTCTGTAAAGGACCTGGAG GTGAACCCTGTGGCGTCTCTGTCCATGTCTCTGGCTCAGACTGATTACTGCAAACAGCAGGGCTTCGACCCTCAGAGTCCTCTCTGTGCCCACATCATACTGTCCGGATCGGTCATCGag GTGAACGGGACGGAGGCGGACTTTGCTAAAAAAGCTCTGTTCAGTCGACATCCGGAGATGATCGACTGGCCGACTGATCACAACTGGTTCTTCTCCAAGTTCAACATCACACAG GTGTGGGTGTTGGATTATTTTGGCGGGGTGAAGACCGTCACTCCAGAGGAATATTTCCAAGCCTCACCGTACAGGAAGCACCACTGA